In the genome of Apodemus sylvaticus chromosome 2, mApoSyl1.1, whole genome shotgun sequence, one region contains:
- the Setd5 gene encoding histone-lysine N-methyltransferase SETD5 isoform X6: MEVLRDPIKKNSSESKPAQSGFSRGNSPLCCPESVEASPAVNEKSVYSTHNYGTTQRHGCRGLPYATIIPRSDLNGLPSPVEERCGDSPNSEGETVPTWCPCGLSQDGFLLNCDKCRGMSRGKVIRLHRRKQDNISGGDSSATESWDEELSPSTVLYTATQHTPTSITLTVRRTKPKKRKKSPEKGRAAPKTKKIKNSPSEAQNLDENTTEGWENRIRLWTDQYEEAFANQYSADVQNALEQHLHSNKEFVGKPAILDTINKTELACNNTVIGSQMQLQLGRVTRVQKHRKILRAARDLALDTLIIEYRGKVMLRQQFEVNGHFFKKPYPFVLFYSKFNGVEMCVDARTFGNDARFIRRSCTPNAEVRHMIADGMIHLCIYAVSAITKDAEVTIAFDYEYSNCNYKVDCACHKGNRNCPIQKRNPNAAELPLPPPPSFPTIGAETRRRKARRKELEMEQQNEAPEENHDPQPQEIPEKVTVSSEHEEVDNPEEKAEEEKEEATDDQENSAHSRRTREDRKVEAIMHAFETLEKVSKERKKRRDQPGEQSSSDIEITTSSSSEIVVGEETKTAAPESEVSNPVSNVAIPSTPQSTGVNTRRSSQTGDVAAEKPIPKPPPAKPSRPRPKSRISRYRTSSAQRLKRQKQANAQQAELSQAALEEGGSNNSVTLPEAGNIDISGENRQLTGSDPTVVSVTGSHVNRAASKYPKTKKYLVTEWLNDKAEKQECPVECPLRITTDPTVLATTLNMLPGLIHSPLICTTPKHYIRFGSPFMPERRRRPLLPDGTFSSCKKRWIKQALEEGMTQTSSVPQETRTQHLYQSNENSNSSSICKDNADLLSPLKKWKSRYLMEQNITKLLQPLSPVTPPPPSSGSKSPQLITPGQTHPGEEECRNGYSLMFSPITSLTTASRSNTPLQFELCHRKDIDLTKVGYPDSSTHSCADRPSLLNCSHPDLASHPSVAPTSEAGFPSRSGDGPQTLLRNSDQAFRTEFNLMYAYSPLNAMPRADGLYRGSPLVGDRKPLHLDGGYCSPAEGFSSRYEHGFMKDLSRGSMSPGGERACEGVPSAPQNPPQRKKVSLLEYRKRKQEAKENSGGGNDSSQNKSKSSGTGQGSSNSVSDTGAHGVQGSSARTPSSPHKKFSPSHSSTSHSEAVSPSDSRGSSSSHCRPQENISSRWMVPTSVERLREGGSIPKVLRSSVRVAQKGEPSPTWESNITEKESDPADGEGPEPLSSALSKGATVYSPSRYSYQLLQCDSPRTESQSLLQQSSSPFRGHPTQSPGYSYRTTALRPGNPPSHGSSESSLSSTSYPSPAHPVSTDSLAPFTGTPGYYSSQPHSGNSTGSNLPRRSCSSSAASPTPQGPSDSPTSDSVSQSSTGTLSSTSFPQNSRSSLPSDLRTISLPSAGQSAAYQASRVSAVSNSQHYPHRGSGGVHQYRLQPLQGSGVKTQTGLS; the protein is encoded by the exons ATGGAAGTATTAAGAGATCCAATTAAGAAGAATAGTTCTGAGTCTAAACCAGCCCAGAGTGGCTTCTCTAGGGGAAACTCCCCGCTCTGCTG CCCTGAATCTGTGGAGGCTAGTCCAGCAGTTAATGAGAAGAGCGTGTATTCCACTCATAATTATGGGACCACTCAGAGGCATGGGTGTCGAGGACTGCCTTATGCT ACGATCATCCCTCGTTCTGACCTGAATGGCCTGCCGTCGCCCGTAGAGGAACGCTGTGGAGACAGCCCGAACTCTGAAGGAGAGACTGTTCCTACCTGGTGTCCTTGTGGTCTTTCTCAGGATGGCTTCCTTCTCAACTGTGACAAGTGCAG GGGAATGAGCAGGGGGAAGGTTATTAGACTTCATCGGCGGAAGCAGGACAACATATCAG GTGGGGATAGCAGTGCAACAGAAAGCTGGGATGAGGagctttctccttccactgtgttgtACACAGCAACACAGCACACACCTACAAGCATCACCTTAACTGTTAGAAGAACCAAACCCAAGAAGCGGAAAAAGAGTCCAGAAAAGGGTCGTGCAGCACCAAAGACGAAGAAGATCAAG AATTCTCCCTCTGAAGCACAGAATTTAGATGAAAATACCACTGAGGGCTGGGAAAATCGGATAAGACTATGGACTGATCAGTATGAAGAAGCTTTTGCTAATCAGTACAGTGCAGATGTACAGAATGCCCTTGAGCAGCACCTTCATTCTAACAAGGAATTTGTGGGCAAACCTGCTATTTTAGACACTATTAATAAAACTGAACTGGCCTGTAATAATACAGTAATTGGTTCCCAAATGCAG TTACAGCTGGGAAGAGTCACTCGTGTTCAAAAGCACCGGAAAATCCTGAGGGCTGCAAGAGATTTGGCTTTGGACACTCTTATAATAGAGTATCGTGGGAAAGTCATGTTACGACAACAATTTGAGGTCAATgggcatttctttaaaaa ACCATATCCCTTTGTGCTCTTCTACTCAAAATTCAATGGTGTAGAGATGTGTGTCGATGCTCGTACTTTCGGTAATGATGCTCGGTTCATCAGAAGATCATGTACACCGAATGCAGAG GTGAGGCACATGATTGCAGATGGGATGATTCACTTGTGTATCTATGCTGTATCTGCTATCACCAAGGATGCTGAAGTCACCATTGCATTTGATTATGAATATAGTAACTG TAATTACAAAGTGGACTGTGCTTGTCACAAGGGAAACCGGAATTGCCCTATACAGAAAAGAAATCCCAATGCTGCAGAATtgccactcccacctcctcctagCTTTCCCACCATTGGAGCAGAGACCAGACGTAGAAAAGCACGGCGGAAAGAGCTGGAGATGGAGCAGCAAAATGAGGCTCCAGAGGAGAACCATGACCCACAACCACAAGAGATTCCAGAAAAAGTGACTGTATCCAGTGAGCATGAG GAAGTTGACAATccagaagaaaaagcagaagaagaaaaagaagaggctaCAGATGACCAGGAGAACTCAGCTCATAGCAGGAGG ACTCGGGAAGACAGGAAGGTTGAAGCCATCATGCATGCTTTTGAAACTTTAGAGAAAGtttcaaaagagagaaagaaacggCGGGATCAGCCTGGGGAACAGAGCAGCTCAGACATAGAGATTACTACCAGCAGCAGTTCAGAGATAGTAGTTGGAGAAGAGACAAAAACTGCAGCCCCTGAGTCTGAAGTTAGCAACCCTGTTTCAAATGTTGCCATCCCAAGCACCCCACAGAGCACTGGTGTGAATACTCGGAGGTCTTCCCAGACTGGG GATGTAGCTGCAGAAAAGCCAATCCCCAAACCACCTCCAGCTAAGCCTTCTAGACCCCGACCGAAAAGTAGAATTTCTCGGTACCGGACCAGTTCAGCCCAAAGACTAAAACGCCAGAAGCAGGCCAATGCACAACAGGCAGAGCTGTCACAAGCTGCCTTGGAAGAAGGAGGAAGTAACAACTCAGTAACTCTTCCTGAAGCTGGAAATATAGACATTTCAGGAGAGAACAGACAGTTAACAGGGTCTGACCCAACTGTGGTATCAGTTACTGGATCCCATGTCAACCGTGCTGCATCTAAAtaccccaaaaccaaaaag TATCTAGTTACAGAATGGTTAAATGACAAGGCAGAGAAGCAAGAATGCCCTGTTGAGTGTCCTTTGCGTATCACCACTGACCCAACTGTCTTGGCAACAACCCTGAACATGCTACCGGGTCTTATTCATTCCCCATTAATTTGTACCACCCCCAAACACTACATTCGCTTTGGCTCACCCTTTATGCCTGAGAGGCGTCGAAGGCCCCTTCTGCCTGATGGCACATTCAGCTCCTGTAAAAAG CGCTGGATAAAGCAAGCCTTGGAAGAAGGGATGACTCAGACATCATCTGTGCCCCAAGAGACTAGAACACAGCACCTATACCAAAGTAATGAGAATAGTAATTCTTCTAGTATCTGTAAAGATAATGCAG ACTTACTGAGCCCATTAAAGAAATGGAAGTCTCGCTATCTGATGGAGCAGAATATCACCAAGTTGCTTCAGCCTCTGTCTCCAGTTacaccacccccacccagctCAGGCTCAAAGAGTCCCCAGCTGATCACACCTGGCCAGACTCACCCAGGAGAAGAGGAGTGTCGAAATGGATACAGCCTCATGTTCTCACCAATCACATCTCTTACTACTGCTAGTCGTTCCAACACTCCTCTGCAGTTTGAG CTTTGTCACCGAAAAGACATAGATTTGACAAAAGTGGGATACCCAGACTCCAGCACTCACAGCTGCGCTGATAGGCCCTCCCTGCTCAACTGCAGTCATCCTGACCTGGCTTCTCATCCCTCTGTTGCTCCCACCTCTGAGGCTGGCTTCCCAAGCAGGAGTGGAGACGGTCCTCAGACCTTGCTGAGAAACTCAGACCAGGCGTTTAGGACAGAGTTCAATTTGATGTACGCCTACTCCCCTTTGAACGCTATGCCTCGAGCAGATGGACTGTATAGAGGGTCTCCCTTGGTGGGGGACAGGAAGCCTTTACATTTAGATGGAGGATATTGTTCCCCTGCAGAAGGCTTTTCCAGCAGATATGAACATGGCTTTATGAAAGACCTCTCTCGGGGATCCATGTCACCTGGTGGTGAAAGGGCCTGTGAAGGAGTCCCATCTGCTCCTCAGAATCCACCACAAAGGAAAAAG GTATCCTTGCTAGAGTACCGCAAAAGGAAACAAGAAGCTAAGGAGAATTCTGGTGGGGGAAATGACTCTTCACAGAACAAAAGCAAGTCTTCAGGAACTGGGCAAGGCAGCAGTAACTCTGTTTCTGACACTGGTGCCCATGGTGTGCAGGGATCCTCAGCCCGAACCCCCTCATCCCCTCACAAAAAATTTTCCCCGTCTCATTCCTCTACATCACATTCAGAGGCGGTAAGCCCGTCAGATTCCAGGGGCTCTTCTTCCTCTCACTGCAGACCTCAAGAAAACATCAGCAGTAGGTG GATGGTTCCTACGTCAGTTGAACGACTCCGAGAAGGAGGTAGCATCCCTAAGGTTCTTCGAAGCAGTGTGAGAGTTGCCCAGAAGGGAGAACCTTCTCCCACGTGGGAGAGTAACATCACAGAGAAAGAGTCAG ACCCTGCAGATGGAGAAGGCCCAGAGCCATTGAGCTCAGCACTCTCTAAAGGAGCAACTGTTTACAGCCCTTCCAGATACAGCTACCAG CTCTTGCAGTGTGATAGTCCACGGACAGAATCACAAAGCCTCCTTCAGCAGAGTTCGTCTCCCTTTAGAGGACATCCCACCCAATCTCCAGGATACAGTTATCGAACTACTGCACTGAGACCTGGGAACCCTCCCTCTCATGGTTCTTCAgaatcctccctctcctccacatCGTACCCCAGCCCTGCCCACCCTGTGTCTACAGACTCGTTGGCCCCATTTACGGGGACTCCAGGGTATTACAGCAGCCAGCCGCATTCTGGAAACAGCACTGGCAGCAATCTTCCAAGGAGGAGCTGTTCTTCGAGTGCTGCTAGCCCTACCCCACAGGGCCCCTCAGACTCACCGACGTCAGACTCGGTTTCTCAGTCCAGCACAGGAACTCTGAGTTCCACCTCCTTTCCTCAGAACTCTAGGTCGTCATTGCCATCAGACTTACGGACTATCAGTCTGCCCAGTGCTGGGCAATCAGCTGCCTACCAGGCCTCCAGGGTATCTGCGGTTTCCAATTCACAGCACTACCCACATCGTGGGAGTGGGGGTGTACACCAGTACCGACTCCAGCCACTGCAAGGGTCAGGAGTCAAGACTCAGACAGGACTTTCCTAG
- the Setd5 gene encoding histone-lysine N-methyltransferase SETD5 isoform X1 produces MEVLRDPIKKNSSESKPAQSGFSRGNSPLCCPESVEASPAVNEKSVYSTHNYGTTQRHGCRGLPYADHNYGAPPPPTPPASPPVQTIIPRSDLNGLPSPVEERCGDSPNSEGETVPTWCPCGLSQDGFLLNCDKCRGMSRGKVIRLHRRKQDNISGGDSSATESWDEELSPSTVLYTATQHTPTSITLTVRRTKPKKRKKSPEKGRAAPKTKKIKAFREGSRKSLRMKNSPSEAQNLDENTTEGWENRIRLWTDQYEEAFANQYSADVQNALEQHLHSNKEFVGKPAILDTINKTELACNNTVIGSQMQLQLGRVTRVQKHRKILRAARDLALDTLIIEYRGKVMLRQQFEVNGHFFKKPYPFVLFYSKFNGVEMCVDARTFGNDARFIRRSCTPNAEVRHMIADGMIHLCIYAVSAITKDAEVTIAFDYEYSNCNYKVDCACHKGNRNCPIQKRNPNAAELPLPPPPSFPTIGAETRRRKARRKELEMEQQNEAPEENHDPQPQEIPEKVTVSSEHEEVDNPEEKAEEEKEEATDDQENSAHSRRTREDRKVEAIMHAFETLEKVSKERKKRRDQPGEQSSSDIEITTSSSSEIVVGEETKTAAPESEVSNPVSNVAIPSTPQSTGVNTRRSSQTGDVAAEKPIPKPPPAKPSRPRPKSRISRYRTSSAQRLKRQKQANAQQAELSQAALEEGGSNNSVTLPEAGNIDISGENRQLTGSDPTVVSVTGSHVNRAASKYPKTKKYLVTEWLNDKAEKQECPVECPLRITTDPTVLATTLNMLPGLIHSPLICTTPKHYIRFGSPFMPERRRRPLLPDGTFSSCKKRWIKQALEEGMTQTSSVPQETRTQHLYQSNENSNSSSICKDNADLLSPLKKWKSRYLMEQNITKLLQPLSPVTPPPPSSGSKSPQLITPGQTHPGEEECRNGYSLMFSPITSLTTASRSNTPLQFELCHRKDIDLTKVGYPDSSTHSCADRPSLLNCSHPDLASHPSVAPTSEAGFPSRSGDGPQTLLRNSDQAFRTEFNLMYAYSPLNAMPRADGLYRGSPLVGDRKPLHLDGGYCSPAEGFSSRYEHGFMKDLSRGSMSPGGERACEGVPSAPQNPPQRKKVSLLEYRKRKQEAKENSGGGNDSSQNKSKSSGTGQGSSNSVSDTGAHGVQGSSARTPSSPHKKFSPSHSSTSHSEAVSPSDSRGSSSSHCRPQENISSRWMVPTSVERLREGGSIPKVLRSSVRVAQKGEPSPTWESNITEKESDPADGEGPEPLSSALSKGATVYSPSRYSYQLLQCDSPRTESQSLLQQSSSPFRGHPTQSPGYSYRTTALRPGNPPSHGSSESSLSSTSYPSPAHPVSTDSLAPFTGTPGYYSSQPHSGNSTGSNLPRRSCSSSAASPTPQGPSDSPTSDSVSQSSTGTLSSTSFPQNSRSSLPSDLRTISLPSAGQSAAYQASRVSAVSNSQHYPHRGSGGVHQYRLQPLQGSGVKTQTGLS; encoded by the exons ATGGAAGTATTAAGAGATCCAATTAAGAAGAATAGTTCTGAGTCTAAACCAGCCCAGAGTGGCTTCTCTAGGGGAAACTCCCCGCTCTGCTG CCCTGAATCTGTGGAGGCTAGTCCAGCAGTTAATGAGAAGAGCGTGTATTCCACTCATAATTATGGGACCACTCAGAGGCATGGGTGTCGAGGACTGCCTTATGCT gATCATAATTACGGAGCCCCTCCTCCTCCGACACCTCCTGCTTCTCCCCCTGTCCAGACGATCATCCCTCGTTCTGACCTGAATGGCCTGCCGTCGCCCGTAGAGGAACGCTGTGGAGACAGCCCGAACTCTGAAGGAGAGACTGTTCCTACCTGGTGTCCTTGTGGTCTTTCTCAGGATGGCTTCCTTCTCAACTGTGACAAGTGCAG GGGAATGAGCAGGGGGAAGGTTATTAGACTTCATCGGCGGAAGCAGGACAACATATCAG GTGGGGATAGCAGTGCAACAGAAAGCTGGGATGAGGagctttctccttccactgtgttgtACACAGCAACACAGCACACACCTACAAGCATCACCTTAACTGTTAGAAGAACCAAACCCAAGAAGCGGAAAAAGAGTCCAGAAAAGGGTCGTGCAGCACCAAAGACGAAGAAGATCAAG GCATTTCGAGAGGGATCCCGGAAGTCCTTACGGATGAAG AATTCTCCCTCTGAAGCACAGAATTTAGATGAAAATACCACTGAGGGCTGGGAAAATCGGATAAGACTATGGACTGATCAGTATGAAGAAGCTTTTGCTAATCAGTACAGTGCAGATGTACAGAATGCCCTTGAGCAGCACCTTCATTCTAACAAGGAATTTGTGGGCAAACCTGCTATTTTAGACACTATTAATAAAACTGAACTGGCCTGTAATAATACAGTAATTGGTTCCCAAATGCAG TTACAGCTGGGAAGAGTCACTCGTGTTCAAAAGCACCGGAAAATCCTGAGGGCTGCAAGAGATTTGGCTTTGGACACTCTTATAATAGAGTATCGTGGGAAAGTCATGTTACGACAACAATTTGAGGTCAATgggcatttctttaaaaa ACCATATCCCTTTGTGCTCTTCTACTCAAAATTCAATGGTGTAGAGATGTGTGTCGATGCTCGTACTTTCGGTAATGATGCTCGGTTCATCAGAAGATCATGTACACCGAATGCAGAG GTGAGGCACATGATTGCAGATGGGATGATTCACTTGTGTATCTATGCTGTATCTGCTATCACCAAGGATGCTGAAGTCACCATTGCATTTGATTATGAATATAGTAACTG TAATTACAAAGTGGACTGTGCTTGTCACAAGGGAAACCGGAATTGCCCTATACAGAAAAGAAATCCCAATGCTGCAGAATtgccactcccacctcctcctagCTTTCCCACCATTGGAGCAGAGACCAGACGTAGAAAAGCACGGCGGAAAGAGCTGGAGATGGAGCAGCAAAATGAGGCTCCAGAGGAGAACCATGACCCACAACCACAAGAGATTCCAGAAAAAGTGACTGTATCCAGTGAGCATGAG GAAGTTGACAATccagaagaaaaagcagaagaagaaaaagaagaggctaCAGATGACCAGGAGAACTCAGCTCATAGCAGGAGG ACTCGGGAAGACAGGAAGGTTGAAGCCATCATGCATGCTTTTGAAACTTTAGAGAAAGtttcaaaagagagaaagaaacggCGGGATCAGCCTGGGGAACAGAGCAGCTCAGACATAGAGATTACTACCAGCAGCAGTTCAGAGATAGTAGTTGGAGAAGAGACAAAAACTGCAGCCCCTGAGTCTGAAGTTAGCAACCCTGTTTCAAATGTTGCCATCCCAAGCACCCCACAGAGCACTGGTGTGAATACTCGGAGGTCTTCCCAGACTGGG GATGTAGCTGCAGAAAAGCCAATCCCCAAACCACCTCCAGCTAAGCCTTCTAGACCCCGACCGAAAAGTAGAATTTCTCGGTACCGGACCAGTTCAGCCCAAAGACTAAAACGCCAGAAGCAGGCCAATGCACAACAGGCAGAGCTGTCACAAGCTGCCTTGGAAGAAGGAGGAAGTAACAACTCAGTAACTCTTCCTGAAGCTGGAAATATAGACATTTCAGGAGAGAACAGACAGTTAACAGGGTCTGACCCAACTGTGGTATCAGTTACTGGATCCCATGTCAACCGTGCTGCATCTAAAtaccccaaaaccaaaaag TATCTAGTTACAGAATGGTTAAATGACAAGGCAGAGAAGCAAGAATGCCCTGTTGAGTGTCCTTTGCGTATCACCACTGACCCAACTGTCTTGGCAACAACCCTGAACATGCTACCGGGTCTTATTCATTCCCCATTAATTTGTACCACCCCCAAACACTACATTCGCTTTGGCTCACCCTTTATGCCTGAGAGGCGTCGAAGGCCCCTTCTGCCTGATGGCACATTCAGCTCCTGTAAAAAG CGCTGGATAAAGCAAGCCTTGGAAGAAGGGATGACTCAGACATCATCTGTGCCCCAAGAGACTAGAACACAGCACCTATACCAAAGTAATGAGAATAGTAATTCTTCTAGTATCTGTAAAGATAATGCAG ACTTACTGAGCCCATTAAAGAAATGGAAGTCTCGCTATCTGATGGAGCAGAATATCACCAAGTTGCTTCAGCCTCTGTCTCCAGTTacaccacccccacccagctCAGGCTCAAAGAGTCCCCAGCTGATCACACCTGGCCAGACTCACCCAGGAGAAGAGGAGTGTCGAAATGGATACAGCCTCATGTTCTCACCAATCACATCTCTTACTACTGCTAGTCGTTCCAACACTCCTCTGCAGTTTGAG CTTTGTCACCGAAAAGACATAGATTTGACAAAAGTGGGATACCCAGACTCCAGCACTCACAGCTGCGCTGATAGGCCCTCCCTGCTCAACTGCAGTCATCCTGACCTGGCTTCTCATCCCTCTGTTGCTCCCACCTCTGAGGCTGGCTTCCCAAGCAGGAGTGGAGACGGTCCTCAGACCTTGCTGAGAAACTCAGACCAGGCGTTTAGGACAGAGTTCAATTTGATGTACGCCTACTCCCCTTTGAACGCTATGCCTCGAGCAGATGGACTGTATAGAGGGTCTCCCTTGGTGGGGGACAGGAAGCCTTTACATTTAGATGGAGGATATTGTTCCCCTGCAGAAGGCTTTTCCAGCAGATATGAACATGGCTTTATGAAAGACCTCTCTCGGGGATCCATGTCACCTGGTGGTGAAAGGGCCTGTGAAGGAGTCCCATCTGCTCCTCAGAATCCACCACAAAGGAAAAAG GTATCCTTGCTAGAGTACCGCAAAAGGAAACAAGAAGCTAAGGAGAATTCTGGTGGGGGAAATGACTCTTCACAGAACAAAAGCAAGTCTTCAGGAACTGGGCAAGGCAGCAGTAACTCTGTTTCTGACACTGGTGCCCATGGTGTGCAGGGATCCTCAGCCCGAACCCCCTCATCCCCTCACAAAAAATTTTCCCCGTCTCATTCCTCTACATCACATTCAGAGGCGGTAAGCCCGTCAGATTCCAGGGGCTCTTCTTCCTCTCACTGCAGACCTCAAGAAAACATCAGCAGTAGGTG GATGGTTCCTACGTCAGTTGAACGACTCCGAGAAGGAGGTAGCATCCCTAAGGTTCTTCGAAGCAGTGTGAGAGTTGCCCAGAAGGGAGAACCTTCTCCCACGTGGGAGAGTAACATCACAGAGAAAGAGTCAG ACCCTGCAGATGGAGAAGGCCCAGAGCCATTGAGCTCAGCACTCTCTAAAGGAGCAACTGTTTACAGCCCTTCCAGATACAGCTACCAG CTCTTGCAGTGTGATAGTCCACGGACAGAATCACAAAGCCTCCTTCAGCAGAGTTCGTCTCCCTTTAGAGGACATCCCACCCAATCTCCAGGATACAGTTATCGAACTACTGCACTGAGACCTGGGAACCCTCCCTCTCATGGTTCTTCAgaatcctccctctcctccacatCGTACCCCAGCCCTGCCCACCCTGTGTCTACAGACTCGTTGGCCCCATTTACGGGGACTCCAGGGTATTACAGCAGCCAGCCGCATTCTGGAAACAGCACTGGCAGCAATCTTCCAAGGAGGAGCTGTTCTTCGAGTGCTGCTAGCCCTACCCCACAGGGCCCCTCAGACTCACCGACGTCAGACTCGGTTTCTCAGTCCAGCACAGGAACTCTGAGTTCCACCTCCTTTCCTCAGAACTCTAGGTCGTCATTGCCATCAGACTTACGGACTATCAGTCTGCCCAGTGCTGGGCAATCAGCTGCCTACCAGGCCTCCAGGGTATCTGCGGTTTCCAATTCACAGCACTACCCACATCGTGGGAGTGGGGGTGTACACCAGTACCGACTCCAGCCACTGCAAGGGTCAGGAGTCAAGACTCAGACAGGACTTTCCTAG